A window of Aptenodytes patagonicus chromosome 1, bAptPat1.pri.cur, whole genome shotgun sequence genomic DNA:
ggtcaggttggacggggctctgagcaacctgatctagttgaagtcCCTGCTTactgcagggggggttggactaggtgacctttagaggtcccttccaacccaaactattctatgattctgctctCAGGGAGCTGATTTGTATTAGTCTGCCATTTACTCACTTGCTCTTCTTCATCTTGTCCTTGTCTTTCTATCAACTAGCTTAAGAGGTCAAGTTCCAACATTGAATTTAGAGAGATGAACTATGAAATGGATGTAATCCCTGTTTTTTCATATGCgtgttttttcaaaaacaaacaggaagaggTAGATAATAGTGCAAGAGCAACAAGAAGCTGAATTTCACAGGAATAACTAGATAGTCCTTAACTGTAATAACTACCTGTTCCATGCAAAATGGATCTATCCTTCTGGATGCTGGGTCTAACCATAAGCCTTCCACCTCTACTGAGCTTTTCTATCTGTGAATGTTTGTGTTAGTTGGCTCTCTTATCTAGGATTGTGGGAAATGGGGTAATACTGATGCTGCTGCTTGTAGGGATCTAAGCAGAATAAATTTTATTCCTGAAAGTCTTCATTAGCATTGGGCAGTCTGGAATAGCACCACACCAAGTACAATGAGGCACCTGAGCTTTTGCATGTCATGTGGGTGAATCACAAGCTGGATAATTTGCCCATGGCTAATGGAATTTAtgcatttctgaagcatttttcccTGAAGAGGTATGATAGCTTACTGTATCCAACATGAGTGCAGAATGTTTCTGAGTTACCAGGTAGGTATTGCTTGCATTTATATGCACTAAATCCAGTGACACTAGTGCTTTTATGTTAGATTCCTTTGGAAAAGCTAAATTGTTTTTTGGGATTGGATAGTTGTGGATTAGCTAAGCCAGCTAATGGGAGCTAGATAGTAGGCAGTGACTTTGTCATCATTCAGCTGTGTTTTGGCAGCTTATAAACATACTTTGTTTATAATGGAAATGGGATGAAATGCTCTTGCATACTTAAGGAGCATGGACTTGATAGCTTatatcatagaatatctcgagttggaagggacccataaggatcgagtccaactccctgctcctcacagggctacctaaaactaaatcatattaGTGATTAAGAGCGTTGTCCAGACggtccttgaactctgacaggcttggtgccataactgcttccctggggagactgctgcagtgactgaccaccctctcagtgaagaaccttttcctaatgtccagtctgaacttcccctgatgcagcttcattccatttccttgtgttaTATCGCTGGTCatcagagagaggagatcagcacctccttctctgctgccccccttgaggaagttgtagaccaTAGCATGTATCCACACATTTGAGATGTGACCGTACACTGTAGTTCCAAACCAAAAGCCTCTCTGTCTTCTCTTGACATGGGGAGATCTCTGGGTTTGGTTATTCATTAACACGTTAGGCAAGTTGGACCTCAATAACTCTGAGATGCATGCTACACTTTCTTATATGGTCAAGAGGGGCAACATAAGGCAAAGAGAGAAGATCCAGGAATGGTTTACAGGTGGAATTGCAGTTCCCAGGGATTGCACCATTAATTATGACTAGGGCTGGACTGGTATATAGCTAGTCCAAGGCTAACTTGGCAGACTCAGCCTGTATGGCCACTACTACCTTGTTTTTCCTCCTAGCCAGCAATTCAAATGGGCTAAGTATCCTTTTATTGTAGGACAGACAGCAGAATATGCTGATGTAGCTTCAGCAGTGAAGAGACACCCAGGTTACTTGTCTAACCCAATGAAACAGGTCTTTCCCTTCCAACTATATACCAGCCAAACTCCAAAGGGATGGTTTGCTAGCATTCAATATTGTTACAGATGGTACTTGGTTGGAGAGGCTTTTGCTGGGCTAAAATTACGGTAGTTTAACCTTCTTGGGCTTCTCTCATACTTAACACATTTCTCCCCCTCTTCAGAGGACCCCCACGTCCACGCCCTGCCCCAGTGGCTGGAGAGGCTGAAAACAAAGAGAACCATCATGAGGCCAATGCTATGAGTCAGCAGCCACTTCGCCGTGGGTATAGGCGCCCATACAACTACCGGCGTCGACCTCGTCCACCCAATGCTCCAGCTCAGGATGGGAAAGAGGTAAGCATGCTCCTGGCAAAATGTGGCAGAGACAGTTTTGATGGGGTGAGTGCTCAAGACCTTCTGTCCTGTGGGAGTTTTAAGAAGTGTATTGTTGGTGTGCTGGAGGAATCTGATGGCCAAGTTCAAAGTGCTGATGGTTGAAAGTAGCTGGTTTCATTGCCTGTTCCTTGTGAGTGTCTTTGAGAACGAGCAGCTTATCTTAAATGGAACCAGCAGTGGGATAGGGATTGCTTCTGGATAGTTCTTAATTAGGGTCAGActgtaacaaatatttttgaagtggaGAGAAACAGTTGCGTTTTCCAGCTTTCTCAAACCTTCAGTCTGTATGTAGTGTAAGAGATGGATATGAAAGCTCTAGATCTATTTCCTGAACTGCTTGAACCAGACGACTTCAGGGAACTGTTTGCAAACACAGATTTTACCTTAATGAGGAAAGACTGTCTCATTCTGTATCTACTTGAGGTGGTCCCCTGACAGAATCTGCTGTGTAATACTTAAACTTTAGTGTATTTCCTATAGTCAATATTTTCTGAGGATTTGTCTTCCTTGATTATTTTAAAACCTGGGTTATGCTGGCCTTACCACTGAACAGAGGAACGCTCTGGAGGTCAGTCTTTGCCTATAATAAAGGTTTATTGTGTCTCAGACAAAGGTGACTGAAACACCTGCTGAAAATCCTGCTCCAGTGACCGAGCAGAGTGGTGCTGAGTAATGTCCGGCTCCCCAGGCACCTTTACCATCCCTCAGGTAAGGAATATAGATAGTTCTTGTTCTCCAGTTGAAGCGGCATTGTGTATACTTCTAGAACTTGGACTCTGGCCACATCCCCTTATGTATGGCTAGATACTTGTGATAACTTCTGAGAGTGCTGTATAGGCAAACCAAGGAACGGtctgctgctttctcttctttctctcctctgcctctgtgTCTATATTTGTCACAAAGTAAATTTTGCTTTATCAATCTGATTTTGCAGGAAGATCTGTGTGGTCTATATAGCAATAGCATCTGCTGATGTTAGTAATGTTTTGCTTTAGGAAGATACTGTACTCTCAGCTTACAGATAGGATAAGCCAGTCATGCTTATCCTgtctattattataataattgtCTCCACCTGACATCCCACCTCTTCAACTTAAagtgcatttcttttaaaatttggctCTTCCAACAGGTGTCCTAAAATACAACTCAAAAGTAACACCAAAGAAACACTTAAGCAATAAATTGTCAACAGTGATGACGAAAGCAAAGATTTGAAACATCggaacttaaaagaaaaaaaattaccagcagCTGAGATCCAGGGAACGCCTGCAAGATAGATGcatgaagagaggaaaagagagcgAGATTCAAAAAGAGCAACCTCCCCAGTTTCAACAGCAACTGTGGggaattttttttagaatttcacTGTTTCGCTAGTATtgaatttttcaatttttcttttggtatcaaactgaaaagggaaaaaacccaaccaaagaaCTGAAATtgaaatcaaatgctttttttattgGATGCTGGTGCTAAACCTCCCAGGTGTgatgagttttttttttctgtgccagtCCTGTTCACTGCAGGACACGGGGAGGAGAAACTTCCGCTTTCCTTGGTAAGATCTATTTGAAACTGTGCAGCATGGGTGACGTTCCTCACAAATAAAAGTGATTTCAACTACcaaaaaaatttgttttagtgtttgtttatttttacctttaaaataattaattattttaatcttgCTGCTTCAGCATTTATATGTGAAAATGAGAGCTGCCTCTATAATATGTATTGATGTATCTTGTCTAAAACCATGCTGGATCATACATGTGCAAGGACATGGCTAGGTTAGGTAACAGCTCTGCAAAGAAATTATGCAACAGAGCTACAACCTAGACTGTCCTCTCTGCTTTTCTGGCTCAAATGGCGTTAATGGTTGGGTTTTTCTGTTACCATCTTGTGGCAGGAGTTTGGGGGGTTTGGAGTGGGTTACTGGGATATTATTTTCCCCATCTGTTTGCTAGGTTTTTGTGTTCTGTAAACAGTAGAATCCAAGCTTTGAGACTCCTCTGCTCAAAAACACAAAGCGGGCTTAGTAACTGCTACTTTATTACAAGCTTCTGTTCCAAATAATGGCAGTACATTTTACTAGCCTCTCCACTTTTCCTTACTTGAAACCAGTAAAATCTCTGTACCAGTGCTGTCTTGTGTTAATGAGCAGAGTACTTAACTGTCTTACTAATCTGTGTGTTTTTCTAATGTTCCTCCCTAAAACTTGGATGTCTTGCAAGTGTTATCAGTCTTCTTCCAGCTGTTGAGTATGGGTGTGTTTCTTTAGCTATCTTGTTGTGTCCTTCATTCTCTAGTCCGATATTTCTCACATTCCCGTCTTGCAGTTGCTGTTATCTAAACCTTAGATAGTATGTTTGTTTCCTTAGAACACATCTTTCTGTTCTTAGCTGTGCAATCTTTACCCAGTCTTTGCTGAGTAACACTTCATGTAAACCCCCTTGGTCGGGAGCAGCACTGTAACTGTACACATGTAGGACTAAATGAGAGTAGAGAGATTCTTGGCAGGTACTTTCTGTCCTTGTCTCCTCTAGTTTCTCTGTTCCTGCACGCTATTAGTAGTTAAAAATTATACAAGGTTCTCTGGAAACACACTTTCTTATGTTACGCCTCAGGAAATGAGAAGTAGGGGGAGCCTAGGGGATAATTGTGCCCCAAAGCACTTCGCTTCCAGCTTCTGGGAAGGTGAGGAATGGCCCTTGCACCCTGTTGCCTTTGCCTTGTGGGTGTAGGGGAAGGTTTAGTGATGCATGAGTTGCACTGCCCACAGCTGATTGCATTGGGGATTTCCTGCTTGCCTTTGCAATGAATTAGGAACTTTTAATGAGGTGTGAAGTGAAAGCTACAGGCTTTGGTTCAGGAAGGAGAATGCTTCTGACTCCCTCGAGTACACACACTGCTGCATTCACTGCAAGCTCATGTAAGCATAACCTGCTGTTGCAGCACTGGATCACTTACCCAGCAGTTCTGAAAGTACATTGATAGAAGGACTGCTATGAGACTGAGTTTCTGCACCAAATGTGGTAAGCTGTAGACTGGGAAAGATGTCAAGATTGGACACAGTGGTATTCTAATGTCTTTCCTTGGAAGATTAAGAATATGGCTGTTTTGACACAGAACAAAATTTAGTAAGGTGAAGAAAACTTAAGTAATGCACCTCTTAAAAATTCTTAAGCAGGATAATCCTTAGTAGGCTTCAGTTTTGTTCAGAACTAAATCTGTTTCAGGTAGATTGGGGCAAGGTTGGCAGTTTCATAATATAAACAGATGTAAGATGTTAATAAATATTGAAAGATAACTGCTGAATTTTTCATAACAACTTCTTGAACTGCCTTCAGTTGTTCAAAAGCcaagtgttttttcttaaagtgagATTTGACAGGCCAAATAAAATTTTTCTTAATCTCTACAAAAATGTAGGTCAGATTTGAATGAGTTTAACAAAAGCACCTAACTAGTTATCTTTATTGTATGAAAAGAGAAATTGAGGGGGAGATGAAAGTAGTGTCCTAGCATCTAGTTTTTACTGTTATTTCAGTCCTACCTTTGTGATAAGAAGAGTCTTTGCATAAAACAAACTCATGACTGAGAACGCCCTTAATCCCTGAATTCCTGCTTACAAAAATACAGGCTCAACTCTAGCAAGTCTAAAGCACTTATGAAAATTATGTTTTAGATGTCTCAGGCTGGGCATAAATTGTTCCCTTACTAGGCCACTTGTTAGCTGAACTCTGGCTGAAGAAATATAAAACTGGTGCTCAATACTGAGGGTCACTTCTGTTAGCAACTGTGGTGCTTGTGTACCTGTAAATAATACTATGGGTTATTTGCCTCAAGCAGAACTTTAGATGAGTGCTTAGTTTTAGTTTAGTGttgtgtttgtttggggggttttttaaagaCTTTCAGCTACACGGATTTTTGAATTTGTAGAGTAACTAACATGCTTTTATACCTACTTGGAGCCATTGTTTTTGCATTATGTTCATTCTCTCATTCCAGCGTTCTTCCCTTTCATGGGCACTTATAATGGCTTACACTTGGAGTGGATTACACTTTTATGGTGTAATTGTTTTATGGTGTTTTCATAATACTCTGCTTGCCTGACTGTAACTAGGCTTTTTGCTTGTGAAGGCTGCCGTCTACTGTTACTTAGCCACAAAAAAACCTCCTGTGGCTTGTGATCTTTTCAGGAGGataaagaagggaagaagaaagttcTGTATGCCTTTATCTGTGCACTGTTTCATTTAAACAAACAGTCTCGCAATGGCAAGATATTCACAGATTTGGAGAAGCATGTATCCTGTAAACTTCTGCATTGAGCAATATTGTATCTATGTGCAGCCCTTCCCACCCGTTTCCATGGGAGGGCTGTACACAGGTGCAACAAATGCCTTGGAAGTGAAACACTTTCTGCTGTGGTTGGAAAAACTTTGGAAATGAAGTCTGTGCTACATGGAACTTGATTTCACAGCCCTTAGGGCAAGGTGTGTGCATAGTTATTTCATGCCAGGGGCACATGCTTGAGACTCCCCCATAGACTACTACATGAGCTTGCATGTGATCTGGATAGCAAGAGTTGTAACGATGCTAATAGCTCTAGAACAGTGGTTTTCACACTCTTCAATTTGAAGATCCATGGAAGTTTCCAATGAGGATGGAAAACTATGCAAGTCTGACACTCAGTTATTTGTTGTGGCTTTTTAGAAAGTCTATTTGTAGATCCAGAGTTCAAAGCCATGGCCATAGACATTATCCTTTCTGCATTACTGTCCTTTGGCTTTTTGGAGAACCAGCTAGCCTTCAGCATCACTCTTATTCTATAGAAAGTATCTGCTCTGAGGTGTTCAGACATACTTGGGGGGGGAAACAGCTGCACGAGCCAAGCGGCAGTGGGACCCTTGGTCAAGCATCAGGGAGATGAGAAAGTTTTGGAGGCCGTGTCAAACAAGTGGCAGCTTGAACTCTTCATTTTGCACTGTTGACGATAGCAGAGCAATGCAGCTGTGATTTGATTTTGAGTCTTAGAGCTAGACAATGATGCACTGAGCAGAAAATTGATCCTGATGACTTAGTAGCACCAGCCGATGAGACGAATAATTACTTCTAATATCTTAAGGTTTTAAAATGTGATAGGAAAGACTTACAGAATGTTGTCACTGAGTTCAGAGCTTCATCATATTTACTGACTATTGTcaaaatgcatcattcttgaatGCTTGGCTATCAATCTGGAGTTTTGACTTGTCAATTGTGACTTTTGTAAGACCACATAGGTCCTTAGAATTAGTCAGGAATTCTAAGGATGATTGGACATAAAGTATATGTCTGTAGTACAGAAAGAGATCTGTTCTCAAAAAATTCAGAGTGTGGGTTAAATGTGTGAAGATCCACACAGTCTTAGCTCAGAGAAGCGGCTTGTATTAGTGTCAGCCTAGAACTCAACTTTAGCAGCACCTCAAGTTAAAGTCAAACTCCTGCTGTTTTAACGTATTAGGTAACATCAGTTAGGTGGTAAGAGTCAAAACCTGCTTTGTACAGTGTACCTGTAATagtcttgttttgtttcctgaGGCTTAGAAGGTCTGTGTCCTGTGGTTACTGTTCATTGTGTTGGTCTAGCCAATTATTTTCACTTACATTACACAATACTTATGTTTTTGTCCGTGACTTGGACAGTGCTGTTAACAGTTTTTAATGGCCTCTAAATCTTGCCCTTCTTCCTTTAAAACATTCTGCATAATGTAGTGCTGGTATGTATAATAAGCTGCATGTAAAACACCAGCAATTTCACAACCTTGGGATGGTATCCCAAACATGGCACGAGAGTTTAAACAGTCACTAAATTAACCTGCTCTAACTAGTATCTCCACATGCCTTTATTTAGTCTGGCTTTCTATAAATGGGAAGATGCCATGTGTCCTCTTTATTCACTATTTGACTTTCTGAGGAGCCACAGAGACTTTTCTAGTTACCAGCGGAACTCAATCCATGTGTAAAATTACATGTCACCTCAAAACCTTGTAATCTTACTGCCTGTGTGCGTATTCCAATGATCCGAACCTAGAGCACCTACGGAAAACCAGGCAAGCAGACAATAGTTTATCAgaaacagaaacatgagaaaatattatatgtttttttttgtggggggggggggggaaggaaatgcattttacagtggtgcagaagcagggaggaggcagcgctATAAAAAAGAAATTGGTGTTAATAGAATATACACAGAAAAGGCACTGCCACTTTCATGCAGATAGTGCCTAGGTGATACAGTCCTTGCCCTGGAGGAAATGACTGACTCGGAAGGAATGATGTTCACCCCCTTTGTTCTCAATAAGCTCTCTTCTGCTAAGAATGCCAgcaaaaagaacattattttaataCTAGTACATGTAAATAGGGCTGTTACAGATTCAACAATCTCTCCATacacatttcaggaaaaattGCTGCAAGGATCTGGTCTGAAATTTTGAAACAATTTATGCCAACAAGTAAAACAGGTAGCATGGATTCTCTTCTTGAGCCTTTCTGAGATAACCTGAATTGGGGCTATAATAATCAACAGCTGGAAAGCactaaatgaaataaatattctaaACAGAGCTCTAGGTCATGTTCTGACAAGGATCGAGATGCCGAAGTGGACATGTGAAAGGTTCACAGTCCCTTCTCAGTTGTTTACACTGGGGAGAAGGGCACAGTTTCAACCATCAAAATTTCCTGGGAGGCTGCATATTGGCCTTTTAGTTAAGTCTCATCTGTTTCTTGGTAAGAAGCTGTTAATGGAAACTCTAAAACAATCTTGAGAATCCAGGCAGCTCTGATGAGTGCAGTAACACCTGAGCTGCTAGACAAAAAGAGGCTGCGGGACACCTTGCACACCTCTCTTTTATAGGAAAGAGAGCCCTTTACATTCAGAAGAGGAATGTTCTTTGAGCTACACCTTTGCAGGCTGTTTGGGCCAGACAATGCACGGCTCGGTTTGATGGCTCTTGGATAGTTCGCTCTTAGGCATCCAACTCTCGCCTTCTGGACAGGTTAAGTACATAACTAAGATCAGTAAGTTTTGTTGTGACAAGAATAGTAAAAGCGTTAACAGTGTTAAACACCAGAGCATCTACTATGCTTAATAGGTTTTTAAGGGTCAAGTCCATAACCAATTTGCTAAGCTTCACACACTTCTTGATTAAAGCTGACACTCAACAGTGGAAATAAGATTTGGCCTATCTACTCATGCAAAATGAACCAGGGTGAATACAGATTCCAGTACCTGCCCAGGTATCtgcataacaagaaaaaaaaaacccaccaacactTCAGCTGATTTGTGATATGCTTATTAAGTGTTACTTAATAGAGGCTAAGGAATGAATAACTAAGGAAACAGAATTCCTTACTGCTGTATTCGGGCATACAGATTGGCAGTGCATTGGTGCCAACTTCTCTTGTTCCTGTAGCTGTTTTGCAGAAGTATGCTTTGCCTTAAATACAGCACAGGAAGCACCTGTGAATAACTGCTGTACAGGCTCAGCTCACAAAAGTGGAGTTCACCGAGTGAACACAAAGCTAAACTGCTACTGACGCTTTTCATTACAGAAATCTTTGGTGATGGGTGATTAAGGGATGTCGACCCAGCAATCGGATTACTGTTACAGTTTTAAGTTATGTGAGCGCTAGATGGGGCTGTTGCTCCACACcctttttactgaaaatttaTGAGATGCACTCCTGTGGCAGGAAATCAAGGCGTTTCAATCTGGGCTACCTGGTTTCTGCCGCAAGCCTAAAGCATCTAGCTGGGCTGAAATGTGGTAGATGGTGAGATGCATGAAACAAAACTCACAATCCCCACAAGCAGATTCTcgatgtaaaaaataaaagaagaaatccaaCCTAAAGTAAACACAAATCATTTTAGTAGCAAAGGAAAAGTATAATCATCTTGCTGTATGGTTTTTCAAGGCATATGCACTGTTCCTACACTGGTGCATATCCCTAACTCTCCTCCGGTTATCATCACACAGCTGGGAAGAAAATCCTGGCGAGAGGAAGGCAGATCCAGCCTACTCAGCCAGCCACATTCCCCAGGCAGAGTACATGCTGTGCTCCCAGCCGCAACCCTCGGTTCTCTTTCCAACTTCTGTCCCTACCGCTCATCACCATTAGGTGTTCATGGTCACACGCGTGAGAACTTTCAGGAGCAAGAAAAAGGGTGGCAGAGATGACAAATGTTCACAGGTATCCCCAACACCCCTCCTGCAAACTCATTCTGTTCCTTCACAGCGGGGTGACCTGGTACCTCAGTGTGAGCACCTGTCCTTGAGACTAAATTGGTGCCCGATGGTTAATAGCCTATCATTTGTCTGCTTTTTGGTGAGGAGAAAATTAAGGTGCTCTTAATGCCGTCCGTTGATGGTGCTGTAATGCCTTCTGCCTCAGCggttatacaggaaaaaaaaaatccattttccaaaATTCGGAAAGGAAAAGTTGTAAAATGTTACCAGATACCTCCTCTCCTTACAGCTACACTCCCTGATCATGGCCCTTCGCTCTGGAGAAACACAGTATTCTGACAGACTCACTTATTGTAGCCTTCCAATCACAGGAAATAGGATTCAACTTTACATAAAAGATACAACTTCACTGAATGTcacatttaattaattaaaagacaTATTTTTTTAGAAGTGTTGGTTTTGAGCCATATTCTCGATTCTCAATGGGACTCCTGgattcaaaaaaatctttaacactGGCCACTCGGTTTAAATGTCTAAATGAAAACTGAGCTTTCTGGAAAATCTATAGTCAATCTCTACTTAGTACTTTATGGCCAAAAGGTCACACAAAATCACAAAATTCAGTACATTCCTACACAAGCTGTTAACGACAGTGCCTCTtcaaagaatttaatttttaatacagaattaaaGAGTGAAGACAATGTAGTCAAAGGTACCAAAGCGACAACATGCCATTAAAAATCCTCCAGAGATTAATTAAAGTTTCCTCATGCTGCTCTGCCATTTTGCCCTACCTTGGCTGGAATGAAGACCTACCCACTGGAAAGTCAAGAGTAGGGTTCCAAGTTTATGTTCTTTACCATTTGTACCTCTAGAAACACTTGGTAGCATTGGGGGGGGAAatgaaattacatatttttcactTCAGTGGAATAAACATTCTGTCTGAATCAAGATCAACCAATCTCAAGAGAATACAGTCTAAAAATTAGCAAACTTTTGACAGATCATTTAGATGTGATTTAAATCATTAAATGCCTCTTCAAAGGAGATGGAGATGCTCTCACTTGCTACATGGTGCTTACTTTCTAGTTAAAAGAGACTGATTTTAATGAAAGGGAAGATCCTTCTCCTCAAAACTTGCACTGACTTCCATCTCAGATAAAATACTTATTTATGCATTAACCGCAAGCCACAAGGTGGTGCTCTTAATCCACATCTTgaccacaaaagaaaataattttcttccttttttaatattgcaCAGTAGGAACATAGgcagaaaagcatgttttataACATGGTTAATTTGGTTTCTGCAGCAATCCCACAGACTAAACCACACACAGTGCAGTCTATAATGGtaaacaattttttcttaaatgagacATGCTACCTTCAGAGGGTTTGAGAAGAACAATCTTTCTGGGAAAACCAGTCCAAATAAATGGTTAAAAAtccaaggaaacaaaatgaaacaactaCAGATGAGCTATCTGAATAATAAAATTCTGTAACTGGACACCTAGTTGGCAATCCTACATCAAACTAACTCAATCTATCTGCAAATCTAGAATTTCACCTGtttctcatttggaaaaaaagtaattcttcagTTTTCCTTGAAAGGCATGTGCTGGTGCAATACCACTGCAATGGTCCACTGtgccccccccactccccccgccATTTGTTCAGGTGTCAAAGAATCCCACATATATTGACGATAAAGTGAGTATCATCTTCCAGGAAGAAAGACACAGAAGGCATGTAAattgtatatgcacacacactacAAGGATTACTGATGAGCATAATAAAAATAGACACATTGTTACCTTTTACCTTCaacaatataaatatgtatgtatgtgtgtaatCTCATTAAAATACTTCCATAGATGTATACACATAAGTAGTTCTTAGCAAGATGAAAGCCAATCCATTTTCCACAGTGTCTGTGAAACCTCCATGGCTGGAAAACAAAGAGACTGGAGTGATTTTCCCAGGGCTGTAGTTCTGCCAGTGTGACTGAATtccatttattcctttttttgctcTTCACCTTTAGAATCCATTAGCACCTCTTGccatttcttctccatctcttctTTGCAACTCAGGAAGGCATCTTCCAACCGCCTCATGGAGTTGGCCAGGTCTGGGTTGGTACGTATGACTACCATGTCATATGCCATCCAGGTTGCCTGCACTACAAACCCAACGGATACAACTAAGCCAGGAATTTTGGCTAAATAAAAGCAATG
This region includes:
- the SYCE3 gene encoding synaptonemal complex central element protein 3, producing the protein MAESEPQEGNYDNMVKMVEDLNRDLEKLLEEMEKLTVQATWMAYDMVVIRTNPDLANSMRRLEDAFLSCKEEMEKKWQEVLMDSKGEEQKKE